Proteins encoded within one genomic window of Candidatus Saccharibacteria bacterium:
- a CDS encoding ABC transporter permease — MAFVQQDLAILRELVITDFKLRYQGSSLGYLWSLMRPLILFTIYYLVFTKFLRFGETMEHYTTYLLSGIMLWNFFSEATVMGMQSIVARSGLIRKLNINKSIIVISTIVSALINLMINLGVLGLFLLLTGGAYFAGLSVLLVVFYLFGLIILTVSVAFILATAFVYYRDVGHLWEVGLQAIFYLTPFIYPVSIIPENFRKLILVNPLAFFVQGIRELIITDQVTTSYEIGGWSYLVLIGFIMIVLVGFAWTIFTRESKKFAENI; from the coding sequence ATGGCCTTTGTCCAACAAGATTTAGCAATTCTAAGAGAATTGGTGATCACAGATTTCAAGCTGAGATATCAAGGTTCAAGCTTGGGATATCTTTGGTCGCTAATGCGTCCATTGATATTATTTACGATATATTATCTGGTATTTACTAAGTTCTTAAGGTTTGGAGAAACGATGGAACATTATACTACCTACCTACTTTCGGGCATTATGCTTTGGAACTTTTTTAGTGAGGCTACGGTAATGGGGATGCAATCAATTGTTGCTCGTTCTGGATTGATTAGAAAGTTAAATATCAATAAGTCAATTATCGTGATATCTACAATTGTCTCCGCATTGATCAATCTAATGATCAATCTGGGTGTCTTGGGGTTGTTCTTGCTACTGACCGGAGGGGCATATTTTGCTGGACTGTCAGTATTACTGGTAGTATTCTATTTATTTGGACTTATTATTCTGACTGTTTCAGTAGCTTTTATACTAGCTACTGCTTTTGTATATTATCGAGACGTGGGACATCTTTGGGAGGTTGGATTGCAGGCAATATTTTATCTAACACCCTTTATTTATCCGGTCAGTATTATCCCAGAGAATTTTCGCAAGCTGATTTTGGTGAACCCACTGGCATTCTTTGTCCAGGGGATCCGTGAATTAATTATTACAGATCAAGTAACTACTAGCTATGAAATTGGTGGCTGGAGCTACTTAGTTTTGATTGGTTTTATCATGATAGTACTAGTTGGTTTTGCTTGGACGATTTTTACTAGAGAATCTAAGAAATTTGCGGAGAATATATGA